A stretch of DNA from Fusobacterium perfoetens:
GCACCTAAGACACTTGAAGAAGTAGGAAAGATTTTTAAAGTAACAAGAGAAAGAATAAGACAGATAGAAGTGAAAGCTCTTAGAAAACTTAGACATCCAAGCAGAAGAAAGAAACTTGAAGATTTCAAACAAAAATAAAGACATAAAAGAATAGGAGCGAAAAAAAGCTCCTATTTTTCTTAATAACAAAGATTTTATAATAAAAAAGGAGATACAATGACATTAGAAAACTTTGAAAAAATGGTAACAGAGAAGTATAGAGATGATAATGATTTTGCAGAATTTTTAAGAGAAAATCCTGATTTTACTCTTGAATTAGAAAGAGAAAATGAATTTTTATCAAAAGTATCTTTTGATGAAGATGAACTTTCAGAGGATACAGCTTTAAGTTATTTAGAAGAGATAAATCTTACAGAAGAAATGAGTGATGATGAAAGAGAAGAACTTTTAGAAAATCTTGATGATGAAAATGTAAGAGAGAAAATAGTTTTAGATAATCTTCCAGAAGCAGCAAGAATAGGTCTTTATTTTTGTAGACAGGGAGTTGAATATATAGAGCTTGTTCAAGAAGGAACAATGGGTATAATTAAGGCAATTAATAATTATACATATGATGCAGGAAATTTTAAAAAATATGTTTCTTTATGGATAGGAAAAGAAATGGCAGTAGCTGTTGAAGATAAATTTGAACAGACAAAAACAGAATTTCTTTATTATATGACTAAAACTCATATGGATGAAGTTGAAATAACAGAAGAGGAAAAAGATAAAAAAATAAAAGCTGTAGAGAGAACAACAATAGATGATGTTCCTTTTAAACTTGG
This window harbors:
- a CDS encoding sigma factor, giving the protein MTLENFEKMVTEKYRDDNDFAEFLRENPDFTLELERENEFLSKVSFDEDELSEDTALSYLEEINLTEEMSDDEREELLENLDDENVREKIVLDNLPEAARIGLYFCRQGVEYIELVQEGTMGIIKAINNYTYDAGNFKKYVSLWIGKEMAVAVEDKFEQTKTEFLYYMTKTHMDEVEITEEEKDKKIKAVERTTIDDVPFKLGEKEIKIIELYFGLGKEKRYSILDIEKELSLVKDTGEAAFYNALGKISSIGGRMFVI